The following are encoded together in the Thiobacillus sp. SCUT-2 genome:
- a CDS encoding FmdB family zinc ribbon protein, whose translation MPIYAYRCASCGFAQDEMQKVSDAPLTGCPSCGKPDYAKQVTAAGFALKGTGWYATDFKNGGSKPGEPKSDAPSHACGTGACPACN comes from the coding sequence ATGCCGATTTACGCCTACAGATGTGCCTCCTGCGGCTTCGCCCAGGACGAAATGCAGAAGGTGTCGGATGCGCCGCTGACGGGTTGCCCGTCGTGCGGCAAGCCGGACTACGCCAAGCAGGTCACCGCGGCGGGCTTCGCCCTGAAGGGGACGGGCTGGTATGCCACGGACTTCAAGAACGGCGGGAGCAAGCCTGGCGAGCCGAAGTCCGACGCGCCGTCCCACGCCTGCGGCACCGGCGCCTGTCCGGCGTGTAACTGA
- a CDS encoding DUF502 domain-containing protein translates to MKRYFITGLLIWVPLGITLWVIDLLINTLDQTLMVLPANWQPEAWLGFRIPGLGVILTLLVIVLTGMFAANFFGQKIIDMWERLLVRIPVVKSIYGSVKQVSDTLLSGSGHAFRKVLLVRYPHPQAWSLAFQTNVPDEVAAVLPDEHVAVFIPTTPSPVNGFYFYVKKSEVVELDVPVDRALKYIVSMGVASGESGRSTH, encoded by the coding sequence ATGAAACGCTATTTCATCACCGGCCTGCTGATCTGGGTGCCGCTCGGGATCACCCTGTGGGTGATCGACCTGCTGATCAACACGCTCGACCAGACGCTGATGGTGCTGCCGGCCAACTGGCAGCCCGAAGCCTGGCTGGGATTCCGCATTCCGGGCCTCGGCGTCATTCTGACGCTGCTGGTGATCGTGCTCACCGGCATGTTCGCGGCGAATTTCTTCGGCCAGAAGATCATCGACATGTGGGAGCGGCTGCTGGTCCGCATCCCGGTCGTGAAGTCGATCTACGGCAGCGTCAAGCAGGTCTCGGATACCCTGTTGTCGGGCAGCGGCCACGCCTTCCGCAAGGTCCTGCTGGTGCGCTATCCGCATCCGCAGGCATGGTCGCTCGCGTTCCAGACGAACGTGCCGGACGAAGTCGCGGCGGTGCTGCCGGACGAGCACGTCGCGGTGTTCATCCCGACGACGCCGAGCCCGGTCAACGGATTCTACTTTTACGTCAAGAAGAGCGAGGTCGTCGAACTGGATGTGCCGGTCGACCGCGCGCTGAAATACATCGTCTCGATGGGCGTCGCCTCCGGCGAGTCGGGACGGAGCACCCACTAG
- the aspS gene encoding aspartate--tRNA ligase has product MRTHYCGGVTATDIGNSVTLCGWAHRRRDHGGVIFVDLRDREGQVQVVVDPDTPAAFRLAEEVRSEFVLKIVGKVRPRPAGTENPNQATGMVEVLAQEIEILNPSLTPPFQLDDDTINENIRLQYRYLDLRREPMQRNLRLRYRVAKLMRDYLDAHGFIEVETPMLTRSTPEGARDYLVPSRVHDGMFYALPQSPQLFKQLLMVSGFDRYFQITKCFRDEDLRADRQPEFTQVDLETSFLGEEEIMVLVEGMIRDMMQKAQGIELPNPFPRMPYAEAMAKYGSDKPDMRVTLELVDVADVMKDVAFKVFSGPANDPKGRVAALRIPGGASLSRGEIDGYTEFVKIYGAKGLAYIKVNDVAQLNETGLQSPIVKNLSEASLKAVMERTGAANGDLIFFGADKAKVVTDALGALRLKIGHEKGFVDGRTWAPLWVVDFPMFEFNEDENRWDALHHPFTAPKDGHEDWLATDPGKCLSKAYDMVLNGWEVGGGSVRIHREAVQEKVFAALNIGEAERREKFGFLLDALQYGAPPHGGLAFGLDRLVTLMTGAESIRDVIAFPKTQRASCLMTNAPNVVDEKQLRELHIRLRNPVAADKPAA; this is encoded by the coding sequence ATGCGTACACACTACTGCGGCGGCGTTACCGCCACCGACATCGGCAACAGCGTCACCCTGTGCGGCTGGGCGCACCGTCGCCGCGACCACGGCGGCGTCATCTTCGTCGACCTGCGCGACCGTGAGGGCCAGGTGCAGGTGGTCGTCGACCCCGACACGCCCGCCGCGTTCAGGCTGGCCGAGGAGGTGCGCTCGGAGTTCGTGCTGAAGATCGTCGGCAAGGTGCGTCCGCGCCCCGCCGGCACCGAGAACCCCAACCAGGCGACCGGCATGGTCGAGGTGCTGGCGCAGGAGATCGAGATCCTCAATCCCTCGCTGACGCCCCCCTTCCAGCTCGACGACGACACCATCAACGAGAACATCCGCCTGCAGTACCGCTACCTCGACCTGCGCCGCGAGCCGATGCAGAGGAACCTGCGCCTGCGCTACCGCGTCGCCAAGCTGATGCGCGACTACCTCGACGCTCACGGCTTCATCGAGGTCGAGACGCCGATGCTCACGCGCTCGACCCCCGAAGGCGCGCGCGACTATCTGGTGCCCTCGCGCGTGCACGACGGCATGTTCTACGCGCTGCCGCAGTCGCCGCAGCTCTTCAAGCAGCTCCTGATGGTGTCGGGCTTCGACCGCTACTTCCAGATCACCAAGTGCTTCCGCGACGAGGACCTGCGCGCGGACCGCCAGCCCGAGTTCACCCAGGTCGACCTGGAAACCTCCTTCCTCGGCGAGGAGGAGATCATGGTCCTGGTCGAGGGCATGATCCGCGACATGATGCAGAAGGCCCAGGGCATCGAGTTGCCCAATCCCTTCCCGCGCATGCCCTATGCCGAGGCGATGGCGAAGTACGGCTCCGACAAGCCCGACATGCGCGTGACGCTCGAACTCGTCGACGTCGCCGACGTCATGAAGGACGTCGCCTTCAAGGTGTTCTCCGGTCCGGCCAACGATCCCAAGGGCCGCGTCGCCGCGCTGCGCATCCCCGGTGGCGCGAGCTTGAGCCGCGGCGAGATCGACGGCTACACCGAATTCGTCAAGATCTACGGCGCCAAGGGCCTGGCCTACATCAAGGTCAACGATGTCGCGCAGTTGAACGAAACCGGCCTGCAGTCGCCCATCGTCAAGAACCTCTCCGAGGCCTCGCTGAAGGCCGTGATGGAACGCACCGGCGCCGCCAACGGCGACCTCATCTTCTTCGGCGCGGACAAGGCCAAGGTCGTCACCGATGCACTCGGCGCCCTGCGCCTCAAGATCGGTCACGAAAAGGGCTTCGTCGACGGCCGCACCTGGGCGCCGCTGTGGGTGGTCGACTTCCCGATGTTCGAATTCAACGAGGACGAGAACCGCTGGGATGCGCTGCACCACCCCTTCACCGCGCCCAAGGACGGCCACGAGGACTGGCTCGCGACCGATCCCGGCAAGTGCCTGTCGAAGGCCTACGACATGGTGCTGAACGGCTGGGAAGTCGGCGGCGGCTCGGTACGTATTCACCGCGAGGCGGTGCAGGAGAAGGTGTTCGCCGCGCTGAACATCGGCGAAGCCGAGCGCCGCGAGAAGTTCGGCTTCCTGCTCGACGCGCTGCAGTATGGCGCGCCGCCGCACGGCGGCCTGGCATTCGGCCTCGACCGCCTGGTCACGCTGATGACCGGCGCCGAGTCGATCCGCGACGTCATCGCCTTCCCCAAGACCCAGCGCGCCTCCTGCCTGATGACCAACGCGCCCAACGTGGTCGACGAGAAGCAGCTGCGTGAGCTGCATATCCGCCTGCGCAACCCGGTGGCAGCCGACAAGCCCGCAGCATGA
- a CDS encoding DUF2322 family protein, which produces MKFADTLKTLPQFAGTKLVLTDTSGAEVATIANAPGTAGSFRVYAHLAQQYGAINAEAAAEGLAIYAEHTEDAVQHPGKHPNIDRLIAIMKTGEALDVRIE; this is translated from the coding sequence ATGAAATTCGCCGACACCCTGAAAACCCTACCCCAATTCGCGGGCACGAAGCTGGTGCTGACCGACACGTCAGGCGCCGAGGTGGCGACGATCGCCAACGCGCCCGGCACCGCCGGTTCGTTCCGCGTCTATGCCCACCTCGCGCAGCAGTACGGTGCGATCAACGCCGAAGCGGCGGCCGAGGGGCTGGCGATCTACGCCGAACACACCGAGGACGCCGTCCAGCACCCCGGCAAGCATCCCAACATCGACCGCCTGATCGCGATCATGAAGACGGGCGAGGCGCTCGACGTCCGCATCGAGTGA
- the nudB gene encoding dihydroneopterin triphosphate diphosphatase, whose protein sequence is MTGHKIPVSVLVVIHTADGQVLLIERADAPGFWQSVTGSQDEGETLEQTAIREVREETGLDAAAFELTPWGIETRYEIYERWRHRYAPGVTHNTEHVFGLKLPAPLPVQLAPREHLRYEWLPWDLAAERCFSPSNAAAIRLLPGRL, encoded by the coding sequence GTGACCGGCCACAAGATCCCGGTGTCCGTGCTGGTGGTGATCCACACCGCCGACGGACAGGTGCTATTGATCGAACGTGCCGACGCGCCGGGGTTCTGGCAGTCGGTCACCGGATCGCAGGACGAGGGTGAAACGCTCGAGCAGACCGCGATCCGCGAAGTGCGCGAGGAAACCGGCCTCGACGCCGCCGCCTTCGAGCTGACCCCGTGGGGAATCGAAACCCGCTACGAGATCTACGAACGCTGGCGCCACCGCTATGCGCCCGGCGTCACCCACAACACCGAGCACGTGTTCGGCCTCAAGCTGCCGGCGCCGCTGCCGGTCCAGCTGGCGCCGCGCGAGCACCTGCGCTACGAATGGCTGCCGTGGGACCTTGCGGCCGAACGCTGCTTCTCGCCCAGCAACGCGGCCGCCATCCGCCTTCTCCCCGGGCGCTTATAA
- a CDS encoding endonuclease/exonuclease/phosphatase family protein, with protein sequence MNAPLHVASFNIHKGLSQFNRRLTVHELRERLGNLGTDIVFLQEVQHSHGLRASRFQHWPGKPQHEFLAGHVYTDFAYGKNCVYDTGHHGNAILSRYKILNWENEDISAHAFESRGMLHCQIEVPGIGQPVHCINVHLALTEAGRKRQMAMISARVRRMVPDDAPLILAGDFNDWRMRACAYFKDELGLVEVFETHHGKPARSYPSILPMFQLDRIYVRRFHIDKAHVHTGNAWHRISDHAALTATLSPV encoded by the coding sequence ATGAACGCACCGTTGCACGTTGCCAGTTTCAACATCCACAAGGGCCTGTCGCAGTTCAACCGGCGGCTGACCGTCCACGAACTGCGCGAGCGCCTCGGTAACCTCGGCACGGACATCGTGTTCCTGCAGGAAGTCCAGCACAGCCACGGCCTGCGTGCCAGCCGCTTCCAGCACTGGCCGGGCAAACCGCAGCACGAGTTCCTCGCCGGCCACGTCTACACCGACTTCGCCTACGGCAAGAACTGCGTCTACGACACCGGCCATCATGGCAACGCCATCCTGTCGCGCTACAAGATCCTCAACTGGGAGAACGAGGACATTTCCGCTCACGCCTTCGAGAGCCGCGGCATGCTGCATTGCCAGATCGAGGTGCCGGGCATCGGGCAGCCCGTGCATTGCATCAACGTTCATCTCGCGCTGACCGAAGCCGGCCGCAAGCGCCAGATGGCGATGATCTCCGCGCGGGTGCGGCGGATGGTGCCCGACGACGCGCCGCTGATCCTCGCCGGCGACTTCAACGACTGGCGGATGCGCGCCTGCGCCTATTTCAAGGACGAGCTCGGCCTCGTCGAGGTGTTCGAGACGCACCACGGCAAGCCGGCCCGCAGCTACCCGTCCATCCTCCCCATGTTCCAGCTCGACCGCATCTACGTGCGGCGCTTTCACATCGACAAGGCGCACGTCCACACCGGCAATGCCTGGCATCGCATTTCCGACCACGCTGCCCTGACCGCCACGCTCAGTCCGGTCTGA
- the clsB gene encoding cardiolipin synthase ClsB → MTARSRSNRPFFAGIEPLPGNRVRLLQSGAEFFPALIAAIDAACDEIHLETYIFNADRSAEAVRDALVRAARRGVRVRVLVDGIGSRELPAAWREALAAAGVNLLTYRPLATGWRANPRTLRRLHRKLAVVDARIAFLGGMNLIDDLEPGPLARPRLDFSVEVQGPLLAPIHRSVFRLWRLVALTQLQGGDHDTTISPTWPTDGHVRAAFVVRDNFAHRRDIERVYLAALALARDEIVIANAYFLPGRRFRKLLRNAAARGVRVHLLTQGHTDHPFFQTAARALYRDLLAAGVHIYEYQASELHAKVAVADGHWATVGSSNIDPFSLLLAREANLVVDDEGFAHDLRQRLQQAIGQSVALAPAGWQRRPWPRRVLSWLAYGSVRLMVGLAGGGRWV, encoded by the coding sequence ATGACCGCACGCAGCCGCTCGAACCGGCCGTTCTTTGCGGGCATCGAGCCGCTGCCCGGCAACCGCGTGCGTCTCCTGCAGAGCGGTGCCGAGTTCTTTCCGGCACTGATCGCGGCGATCGACGCCGCGTGCGACGAGATCCACCTCGAAACCTACATCTTCAACGCCGACCGCAGCGCCGAGGCGGTTCGCGACGCGTTGGTGCGCGCCGCCCGGCGCGGCGTGCGGGTACGCGTGCTGGTCGACGGCATCGGCTCGCGCGAACTGCCGGCCGCCTGGCGTGAAGCCCTCGCGGCGGCGGGCGTGAACCTCCTCACCTACCGCCCGCTGGCGACCGGCTGGCGCGCCAACCCTCGAACGCTGCGGCGCCTGCACCGCAAGCTCGCGGTGGTCGATGCGCGCATCGCTTTCCTCGGCGGCATGAACCTCATCGACGATCTCGAACCCGGCCCGCTCGCCCGGCCGCGGCTCGACTTCAGCGTGGAAGTGCAGGGGCCCCTGCTGGCGCCCATCCATCGCAGCGTGTTCCGCCTGTGGCGCCTGGTCGCCCTGACGCAGCTGCAGGGCGGCGACCACGACACGACGATCAGCCCGACCTGGCCCACCGACGGGCACGTACGCGCGGCCTTCGTCGTGCGCGACAATTTCGCCCACCGGCGCGACATCGAGCGCGTCTATCTGGCGGCACTGGCGCTTGCGCGCGACGAGATCGTCATCGCCAACGCCTACTTCCTGCCCGGCCGCCGTTTCCGGAAGCTGCTGAGAAACGCCGCCGCGCGCGGCGTGCGCGTCCACCTGCTGACGCAAGGCCATACCGACCATCCCTTCTTCCAGACCGCCGCCCGCGCGCTCTACCGCGACCTGCTGGCCGCCGGCGTCCACATCTACGAATACCAGGCGAGCGAGCTGCATGCCAAGGTGGCGGTGGCCGATGGCCACTGGGCGACCGTCGGCTCGAGCAACATCGACCCCTTCAGCCTGCTGCTCGCGCGCGAGGCGAACCTTGTCGTCGACGACGAGGGCTTTGCGCACGACCTGCGGCAGCGCCTGCAGCAGGCCATCGGCCAGTCCGTGGCGCTGGCCCCCGCCGGCTGGCAGCGCCGGCCCTGGCCGCGGCGCGTGCTGTCGTGGCTGGCCTACGGCAGCGTGCGGCTGATGGTGGGGCTGGCGGGCGGCGGGCGCTGGGTGTGA
- a CDS encoding YaiI/YqxD family protein, which produces MQIWVDADACPAVIKDILFRVADRLRLPLTLVANRLLRVPPSPYIRARQVPRGFDVADRHIMDEVAAGDLVVTADIPLAAALIEKGAFALSPRGEFYRADSIRERLGLRDFMEGLRGAGVDISGPAALSQADRQAFANQLDRFLAQRGPR; this is translated from the coding sequence ATGCAGATCTGGGTCGACGCCGACGCCTGCCCGGCCGTGATCAAGGACATCCTGTTTCGCGTGGCGGATCGGCTCCGGCTGCCGCTGACGCTGGTGGCCAACCGGCTGTTGCGGGTGCCGCCCTCGCCCTATATCCGCGCCCGGCAGGTGCCGAGGGGCTTCGACGTTGCCGACCGGCACATCATGGACGAGGTCGCCGCCGGCGACCTGGTGGTGACGGCGGACATTCCGCTGGCCGCCGCATTGATCGAGAAAGGCGCGTTCGCCCTGTCGCCGCGCGGCGAGTTCTACCGCGCCGACAGCATCCGCGAGCGGCTCGGCCTGCGCGACTTCATGGAAGGCCTGCGCGGCGCCGGGGTCGACATCTCGGGGCCGGCCGCGCTGTCGCAGGCTGACCGTCAGGCGTTCGCCAACCAGCTCGACCGCTTTCTGGCGCAGCGCGGCCCGCGCTGA
- a CDS encoding DUF5615 family PIN-like protein translates to MHRFLVDAQLPPALARKIAAMGHEASHVLDVGLLECSDSRIWDYALENGAIIITKDEDFAIRASVSKAPPMIVWVRIGNCPNARLLAWFAAELPSVIAALDSGTYLVEIAG, encoded by the coding sequence GTGCATCGTTTCCTGGTCGATGCTCAATTGCCGCCGGCCCTGGCCAGAAAAATTGCAGCGATGGGCCACGAGGCGTCCCATGTCCTTGACGTGGGCCTGCTCGAGTGCAGCGACAGCCGGATTTGGGACTACGCCCTGGAGAATGGCGCCATCATCATTACCAAGGATGAGGATTTTGCGATACGCGCCTCCGTCAGCAAGGCGCCACCGATGATTGTGTGGGTCAGGATCGGCAATTGCCCCAACGCAAGATTGCTGGCGTGGTTCGCAGCGGAACTGCCTTCCGTGATCGCCGCGCTCGACTCCGGCACCTACCTGGTTGAAATAGCAGGCTAG
- a CDS encoding DUF433 domain-containing protein produces the protein METTTLERITVDPAQCGGRPCIRGMRIRVSDILELLAAGESRDEILADYPYLEAEDITATLLYAARQFDHPVLKAA, from the coding sequence ATGGAAACCACGACATTGGAACGGATTACCGTCGACCCGGCACAGTGCGGCGGGCGGCCCTGCATTCGAGGGATGCGCATCCGGGTAAGCGATATTCTTGAATTGTTGGCCGCAGGGGAAAGCCGTGACGAGATTTTGGCCGATTATCCCTATCTGGAAGCGGAAGACATCACCGCCACCCTGTTGTATGCGGCACGGCAATTTGATCACCCGGTGCTAAAAGCGGCCTGA
- the ypfJ gene encoding KPN_02809 family neutral zinc metallopeptidase, with translation MRWENGRRSENIEDRRGMSAGRRGLVGGGIGAIILALVAMYFGVDPSVVLNQAGEVAQTQAQQPAPGASPEEEKLKDFVSVVLADTEDVWGAVFQASGQRYTQPKLVLFSGAVQSACGFAEAAMGPFYCPADHKLYLDMSFFNDLAQRYDAPGDFAQAYVVAHEVGHHVQTLLGISDQVQAARGRADEVRGNALQVRMELQADCFAGVWAYHANQARHVLEPGDAEEALAAAAGVGDDRLQKQARGYVVPDAFTHGTSEQRMRWFSRGMERGDPGQCDTFKAARL, from the coding sequence ATGCGCTGGGAGAACGGACGCCGCAGCGAGAACATCGAGGACCGGCGCGGCATGTCGGCGGGCCGGCGCGGCCTGGTCGGCGGCGGCATCGGGGCGATCATCCTGGCGCTGGTGGCGATGTACTTCGGCGTCGACCCGTCGGTGGTGCTGAACCAGGCTGGCGAGGTGGCGCAGACGCAGGCGCAGCAGCCGGCGCCCGGCGCCAGTCCCGAGGAGGAGAAGCTCAAGGATTTCGTGTCGGTGGTGCTGGCCGACACGGAGGACGTGTGGGGCGCGGTGTTCCAGGCGTCGGGGCAGCGCTACACGCAGCCCAAGCTGGTGCTGTTTTCCGGCGCGGTACAGTCGGCGTGCGGCTTCGCCGAGGCGGCGATGGGGCCGTTCTATTGCCCGGCCGACCACAAGCTGTATCTCGACATGAGCTTTTTCAACGATCTGGCGCAGCGCTACGACGCGCCCGGCGATTTTGCGCAGGCCTACGTGGTGGCGCACGAGGTCGGCCACCACGTGCAGACGCTGCTCGGGATCTCGGACCAGGTGCAGGCGGCGCGCGGCCGCGCGGACGAGGTCCGGGGCAACGCGCTGCAGGTGCGGATGGAACTGCAGGCGGACTGCTTCGCCGGCGTGTGGGCCTACCACGCCAACCAGGCCCGGCACGTGCTCGAACCGGGCGACGCCGAGGAGGCGCTGGCGGCCGCGGCGGGGGTGGGCGACGATCGCCTGCAGAAGCAGGCGCGCGGCTACGTGGTGCCGGACGCCTTCACCCACGGGACGTCGGAGCAGCGCATGCGCTGGTTCAGCCGCGGCATGGAACGCGGCGACCCGGGACAGTGCGACACCTTCAAGGCGGCGCGGCTGTAG
- a CDS encoding CopG family ribbon-helix-helix protein: MATAVLTLRVPEEIKAKLDKLAQATHRSRSFLAEEAIARYIDLEAWQIGEIEQAIREADNGDFASASELADLLKKHAG, encoded by the coding sequence ATGGCCACGGCAGTACTGACACTACGCGTCCCCGAAGAAATCAAGGCAAAGCTGGACAAGCTCGCGCAAGCAACACATCGTTCCAGATCGTTTCTGGCGGAAGAGGCCATCGCGCGATATATCGATCTGGAAGCCTGGCAGATCGGCGAAATCGAACAGGCAATCCGCGAAGCCGACAACGGTGATTTTGCGAGCGCCTCCGAGTTGGCAGACCTGCTGAAAAAGCATGCAGGTTAA
- a CDS encoding type II toxin-antitoxin system RelE/ParE family toxin — protein MQVKWLRRALRNLEQEAAYVAQDNPRAAAALVVEADESTRLLARHPDMGRPGRVPGTRELVLRHFPYIIPYRVKERRVEILRVLHMSRKWPPGFETP, from the coding sequence ATGCAGGTTAAATGGCTGCGTCGTGCCCTGCGCAATCTTGAGCAGGAGGCCGCCTATGTCGCGCAGGACAACCCTCGCGCCGCCGCCGCGCTCGTGGTGGAAGCAGACGAGTCCACCCGGCTCCTGGCACGACATCCCGACATGGGCCGTCCCGGGCGCGTGCCAGGGACACGCGAACTGGTGTTGCGGCATTTTCCCTACATCATTCCCTACCGCGTCAAGGAACGGCGGGTGGAAATACTTCGCGTATTGCATATGTCGCGCAAATGGCCGCCGGGATTTGAAACGCCTTAA
- a CDS encoding porin gives MQKKLIALAMASAFAAPAFAATSNVDIYGVFNMSVERIDSGRTGVDKSTSVNNNNSRIGFKGTEDLGGGLAAVWQVESSIAADQGSGSLAARNTFVGLKGGFGTVLLGKIDTPMKGLGRAVDNFGDGIADSRNILGTTLVGANAWDARTNNTIAYVTPDFSGLSAVLAYVTDTSASGTTAAPISSITTCASSLDCNKRDAWSGAVNYNNGPLMLGAGYEKHNSSAAGVDLSAHIWRAVAGYSFGGAKLGALYEKASGDALANGDSLMDRKAWGVFGNYAIGAVTLKANYLKADEQGNIANSGAKQYTLGADYALSKRTTAYAFYAKVKNDTNAGYGLGAAGTSNTFIPGSNAGTTAAPFPYAGVDPSVFGIGMKHSF, from the coding sequence ATGCAAAAGAAACTGATTGCGCTGGCGATGGCTTCCGCCTTTGCCGCCCCGGCTTTCGCCGCCACCAGCAACGTTGACATCTATGGCGTGTTCAACATGTCCGTCGAGCGTATCGACAGCGGCAGGACGGGTGTCGACAAGAGCACCAGCGTCAACAACAACAACAGCCGCATCGGCTTCAAAGGCACCGAAGATCTGGGCGGCGGCCTGGCTGCCGTGTGGCAGGTCGAGTCCAGCATTGCTGCTGACCAAGGCAGCGGCTCGCTGGCTGCCCGTAACACCTTCGTCGGCCTGAAGGGCGGCTTCGGTACCGTTCTGCTGGGCAAGATCGACACCCCGATGAAGGGCCTCGGCCGCGCGGTCGACAACTTCGGCGACGGCATCGCCGACTCCCGCAACATCCTGGGCACGACTCTGGTTGGCGCGAACGCGTGGGATGCCCGCACCAACAACACCATCGCCTACGTCACCCCCGACTTCAGCGGCCTGTCGGCTGTCCTGGCCTATGTCACGGACACGAGCGCCTCGGGCACCACCGCTGCTCCGATTTCGTCGATCACTACGTGTGCGAGCAGCCTCGACTGCAACAAGCGCGACGCCTGGAGCGGTGCCGTCAACTATAACAATGGTCCCCTGATGCTGGGCGCCGGCTACGAGAAGCACAACAGCTCTGCTGCCGGCGTCGACCTGTCGGCCCACATCTGGCGTGCTGTTGCTGGCTACAGCTTTGGTGGCGCCAAGCTGGGCGCCCTGTACGAGAAGGCCTCCGGTGACGCCCTTGCGAACGGCGACAGCCTGATGGACCGCAAGGCTTGGGGCGTGTTCGGTAACTACGCCATCGGTGCCGTCACCCTCAAGGCCAACTACCTGAAGGCCGACGAGCAGGGCAACATCGCCAACAGCGGCGCCAAGCAGTACACGCTGGGTGCTGACTACGCGCTGTCCAAGCGCACCACGGCCTACGCCTTCTACGCCAAGGTCAAGAACGACACCAACGCCGGCTACGGTCTGGGCGCTGCAGGCACCAGCAACACCTTCATCCCCGGCAGCAACGCTGGCACGACGGCTGCTCCCTTCCCGTACGCGGGTGTCGATCCCTCGGTGTTCGGTATCGGCATGAAGCACAGCTTCTAA